A section of the Leptospira kobayashii genome encodes:
- a CDS encoding TRL domain-containing protein, with translation MKNTFILAIIGFVFIGLVGCTHISEAGLIITASTEHLASPGHQNNLGSGKVVKSGESCNYATWFLNYNTIFHGPKNSINDIAASAGIQKIAVVDHSSFNILGPLFYRNCIIVWGE, from the coding sequence ATGAAAAATACATTTATCTTAGCAATCATTGGATTTGTTTTCATCGGATTGGTAGGTTGCACGCACATCAGTGAAGCGGGTTTAATTATTACTGCAAGTACAGAGCATCTGGCGAGTCCGGGCCATCAAAATAATCTAGGAAGCGGGAAAGTAGTAAAAAGCGGAGAAAGTTGCAATTATGCTACTTGGTTCCTGAATTATAATACGATTTTTCACGGACCAAAAAACAGTATCAATGATATTGCTGCCTCTGCCGGAATCCAAAAGATCGCGGTAGTTGACCACAGCAGTTTCAATATACTTGGACCTTTATTTTACAGAAACTGTATCATCGTTTGGGGTGAGTAA
- a CDS encoding glutathione S-transferase family protein — MIKIYGMKVSGNCYKIQLICELLKIEYEWVETDGRKNETKTPSFLLKNPNGRVPIIELENGNILRESNAILYYLAAESIYFGKDKWEEAQILEWMFFEQYSHEPYIATNRWIIRYLNQKEEKKDRIAENHSKGLHALQIMENHLAKNFWFACSRFTIADLALFAYTHKAEQGDYDLSPYPAILNWISRIQSVPGFIPMED; from the coding sequence ATGATCAAAATTTACGGAATGAAGGTCTCCGGCAATTGTTATAAAATCCAGTTGATTTGCGAATTATTGAAAATAGAATACGAATGGGTGGAAACGGACGGACGTAAGAATGAAACAAAGACTCCTTCTTTTCTTTTGAAAAACCCGAACGGAAGGGTTCCCATCATCGAATTAGAAAATGGTAATATTTTAAGAGAGTCCAATGCGATATTATATTATCTTGCGGCAGAAAGCATTTATTTCGGTAAAGACAAATGGGAAGAAGCGCAAATCCTGGAATGGATGTTTTTTGAACAGTACAGCCATGAACCTTATATTGCTACCAACCGTTGGATCATTCGTTATCTGAATCAAAAAGAAGAAAAGAAAGACCGAATTGCGGAAAACCATTCCAAAGGATTGCATGCTTTGCAAATCATGGAAAATCATCTGGCAAAAAACTTTTGGTTTGCTTGCAGCCGGTTTACAATCGCAGATTTGGCGCTCTTCGCATACACGCATAAGGCGGAACAAGGCGACTACGATCTGAGTCCTTATCCGGCCATTTTAAATTGGATCTCCAGGATTCAGTCGGTTCCCGGATTCATTCCTATGGAAGATTGA
- a CDS encoding methyl-accepting chemotaxis protein: MKIKLESKIAIFAIVLIFSQIGSVSFLFVGNVAVVWGIILQSISLITSVIFMLFLFFVLRSNQRKLNLVKQTLTNAVKGDLRFDSSLKNRLKKTNDADQILLSVIELLNIFQDIITLLKGATQGLTSSISNAKLADEAFHSNLHQQQIYSQNLDSTVRKMTENMANIADASGDNYDTLTRVSESIKILSEHINYAEENSSHSRSLTSGISSKIEKGNLALEEMTRVIDSIAESSGKIEGMVVVIKEISDRVNLLALNASIEAARAGEYGSGFAVVAQEVSKLASQTAKSIKEIDSNVKRNKEEVILNKLKINETSQLYREIISEVNQIIERISSISDSVSTQSKIKETLIGESNKLSQMLAEINQTIADQNVSQKLIADVASAMDSAVNATSAEGDNLSKLLEKIKTTSDDIGGVVLLFK, encoded by the coding sequence ATGAAAATCAAACTAGAATCTAAAATTGCAATTTTCGCTATTGTATTGATTTTCTCCCAGATCGGCTCCGTTTCTTTTTTATTCGTTGGAAATGTGGCCGTTGTCTGGGGTATCATTCTGCAATCAATCAGCCTCATAACGTCCGTTATTTTTATGCTTTTTCTTTTTTTTGTGCTTCGAAGCAATCAAAGAAAATTGAATCTGGTGAAACAAACATTAACGAATGCGGTAAAAGGGGATTTGCGGTTTGACAGTTCCCTCAAGAACCGATTGAAAAAAACAAATGATGCCGACCAGATTCTATTGTCTGTAATAGAATTATTGAATATCTTTCAAGACATCATCACTCTTTTGAAGGGTGCAACACAAGGTCTGACGTCTTCCATTTCCAACGCCAAATTGGCGGATGAAGCTTTTCATTCCAATTTGCATCAACAACAGATATATTCGCAAAACCTTGATTCTACGGTGAGAAAGATGACGGAAAATATGGCGAATATTGCCGATGCGTCGGGTGATAATTACGACACTTTAACAAGAGTCTCCGAGAGTATAAAAATTCTATCGGAACATATCAATTATGCGGAAGAAAACAGCTCTCATTCCAGAAGTTTGACTTCAGGTATATCCAGTAAAATTGAAAAAGGAAATCTTGCTTTGGAAGAAATGACCAGAGTCATCGATAGCATTGCGGAAAGTTCCGGAAAGATCGAAGGAATGGTCGTTGTCATCAAGGAAATTTCGGACAGAGTCAACTTGCTCGCGTTAAATGCTTCGATCGAGGCTGCACGTGCCGGTGAATACGGAAGCGGGTTTGCCGTAGTAGCGCAGGAGGTTTCAAAACTTGCTTCTCAAACTGCAAAGAGCATTAAGGAAATCGATAGCAATGTGAAAAGAAATAAGGAAGAAGTGATTCTGAATAAACTCAAAATCAATGAAACCAGTCAACTGTATCGGGAAATTATTTCCGAAGTCAATCAGATCATTGAAAGAATCAGCAGCATCTCCGACTCAGTTTCCACTCAGAGCAAAATAAAGGAAACTCTGATCGGCGAATCCAATAAACTCTCACAGATGTTAGCTGAAATTAATCAAACGATTGCAGATCAGAATGTTTCACAAAAATTAATTGCTGATGTCGCTTCCGCGATGGATTCCGCAGTCAATGCAACTTCAGCGGAAGGAGACAATCTTTCGAAATTATTGGAAAAAATCAAAACGACTTCGGACGATATCGGAGGAGTTGTACTTTTATTCAAATAG
- the lsa14 gene encoding adhesin Lsa14, with protein MNVKHRNKYALALALLVALTLFNCTGTNIRNSGFITGIPWNTNPVPVYGEASFANYFKGGWIYHHEATPGPNPGLAKGVKRGESCSHSLFGLWAWGDSSIDTARKQGKIEKIGYIEYEHIAVIAVLYHGFCTTVAGE; from the coding sequence ATGAATGTGAAACACAGGAACAAGTACGCGCTCGCTTTAGCACTATTAGTTGCATTGACTCTTTTCAATTGCACGGGAACAAATATCAGAAACTCCGGATTTATAACAGGAATTCCATGGAACACAAACCCGGTTCCCGTGTATGGAGAAGCTTCCTTCGCAAATTACTTTAAAGGAGGATGGATTTACCACCATGAAGCAACTCCCGGCCCAAACCCCGGACTAGCGAAAGGAGTTAAACGAGGAGAGTCCTGCTCTCATTCCCTCTTTGGTCTTTGGGCATGGGGAGATTCCAGCATCGATACTGCCCGCAAGCAAGGTAAGATCGAAAAAATCGGTTATATCGAATATGAACATATAGCAGTCATCGCGGTTCTATATCATGGATTTTGCACAACGGTAGCAGGTGAATAA
- a CDS encoding winged helix DNA-binding domain-containing protein, producing the protein MDLQDSVGSRIHSYGRLIFRSESIVETMTVDEILQLRLYSQNITNPGKNPTDILSSLVAIQAQDPGQSKFALGSRLLDGKESEINRMIEKRKIIRTWLLRGTLHFVSAKDIHWILDLISERIFAKLATYQKSLNLNSKMLSETESIILKRLSGKKELTRAELFTYIEEKNISTKENRGSIILINAALKQMICLGKDQGKQETYTLLSDWVEKPKPISREKALGDLAKRYFISRGPAGLQDFIWWSGLTLTEARLGLEKAKPFLREETVSGQTYWMSKKENKTAGRTDSNEYLFLAGFDEYIIGYADRNLSLDPKYSELVIQKNAIFKPTILKRGNVIGTWSKTETKNGLEINVSPFFQWKNSDKKEVDRQKSEIIRFWSGRGK; encoded by the coding sequence TTGGATCTCCAGGATTCAGTCGGTTCCCGGATTCATTCCTATGGAAGATTGATCTTTCGGTCCGAATCAATCGTTGAAACAATGACTGTCGATGAGATTTTACAATTAAGATTATATTCCCAGAATATAACAAATCCGGGAAAAAATCCTACGGATATTTTATCCTCCTTGGTAGCGATCCAAGCCCAGGACCCGGGCCAGTCAAAATTTGCACTCGGCAGTCGTTTGTTAGATGGCAAAGAATCCGAAATCAACCGAATGATCGAAAAAAGAAAAATCATTCGGACTTGGCTTTTGCGTGGGACATTGCATTTTGTTTCCGCGAAAGATATCCATTGGATTTTGGATTTGATTTCGGAAAGAATTTTTGCCAAACTCGCAACCTATCAGAAATCGCTAAATCTGAATTCTAAGATGCTTTCCGAAACGGAGTCCATAATTTTGAAAAGACTTTCGGGAAAAAAAGAACTCACACGAGCGGAGTTGTTTACTTACATCGAAGAAAAAAATATTTCCACAAAGGAAAACAGAGGTTCTATTATTCTAATCAATGCCGCGCTCAAACAAATGATCTGTTTGGGAAAAGACCAAGGCAAACAGGAAACTTACACTCTTCTTTCCGATTGGGTGGAAAAGCCAAAACCGATTTCCAGAGAAAAAGCATTGGGTGACCTGGCGAAAAGATATTTTATCTCAAGAGGACCTGCCGGTTTGCAGGATTTTATCTGGTGGTCCGGTTTAACTCTAACGGAAGCAAGGCTTGGTTTGGAAAAGGCAAAACCTTTTTTACGGGAAGAAACCGTGTCGGGCCAAACTTATTGGATGTCCAAAAAAGAAAACAAGACGGCCGGTCGAACAGACTCGAATGAGTATCTGTTTTTAGCGGGGTTCGATGAATATATCATTGGTTATGCGGATAGAAATCTTTCTTTGGATCCGAAATACTCCGAACTAGTAATCCAAAAAAATGCTATTTTCAAGCCTACGATTCTAAAGAGAGGAAATGTGATCGGGACTTGGAGCAAAACGGAAACAAAAAACGGGTTGGAAATCAATGTTTCTCCGTTTTTCCAATGGAAAAATTCGGACAAAAAGGAAGTGGACAGGCAAAAATCCGAAATCATTCGATTTTGGTCCGGACGTGGAAAGTAG
- a CDS encoding family 2A encapsulin nanocompartment cargo protein cysteine desulfurase: MITNDPFEGAIPGGWNGILDTKALESMASELFGPLPTGSSVEELVLSQNISLPADPIGSKPQAPAEPSLPGDLKIPRNSYDFFPGSALPTFPGGLTPNGFGGQTSGFTNGFPFLEEIRGDVSKSSDIRITDPFSFSPTLVPAVEISSGNFDIASVRRDFPILSEIVNGRKLIWLDNAATTHKPQAVIDRLSYFYEHENSNIHRAAHTLAARSTDAYEGARNKVKQFLNASSSEEIIFVRGATEAINLVANTWGEKNIGKDDEIIITWLEHHANIVPWQMLCSKKGAKLKVVPVDETGQIILSEYERLLGPKTKFVSLTQVSNALGTVTPAKQMVDMAHRYGAKVLVDGAQAVSHMPVDVQFLDCDFYVFSGHKVFAPTGIGVVFGKADVLETMPPWQGGGNMIEDVTFEKTIYQKPPFRFEAGTGNIADAVGLGAAIDYLNRYGMTNIAEYEHSLLEYATGQLLRVPGLRLIGTAKDKAGVLSFVINGFKTEEIGKALSQEGIAVRSGHHCAQPILRRFGQESTVRPSLALYNTCEDVDALINALFDITGGRKTGPT; the protein is encoded by the coding sequence ATGATTACAAATGATCCTTTCGAAGGTGCCATTCCGGGCGGCTGGAATGGAATCTTGGATACAAAGGCTTTGGAAAGTATGGCGAGTGAGCTATTCGGTCCTTTGCCTACCGGGTCAAGCGTGGAAGAATTGGTTTTATCACAGAACATTTCTCTTCCTGCCGATCCCATCGGTTCCAAACCACAAGCTCCCGCAGAACCTTCGTTACCCGGAGATTTGAAAATCCCTCGAAATTCGTATGATTTTTTTCCGGGAAGTGCGCTTCCTACTTTTCCCGGCGGTTTAACGCCTAACGGTTTCGGAGGACAAACTTCCGGTTTTACGAACGGATTTCCTTTTTTGGAAGAAATTCGAGGAGATGTTTCCAAGAGTTCGGATATCCGGATTACCGACCCGTTCAGTTTTTCCCCTACTCTCGTTCCGGCAGTAGAAATTTCTTCGGGGAACTTTGATATAGCAAGTGTTCGTCGTGATTTTCCGATTCTTTCCGAAATAGTCAACGGACGGAAACTCATTTGGTTGGACAATGCGGCTACGACTCACAAACCGCAGGCCGTGATTGATCGGCTTTCGTATTTTTATGAACACGAAAATTCGAACATCCATCGGGCCGCTCATACTCTTGCCGCAAGATCAACCGATGCTTACGAAGGTGCGAGAAACAAAGTAAAACAATTCCTGAATGCTTCCTCATCGGAAGAAATCATTTTTGTTCGAGGTGCTACCGAAGCAATCAACTTGGTCGCAAATACCTGGGGTGAAAAAAACATAGGAAAAGATGATGAGATCATCATCACTTGGCTGGAGCACCATGCCAATATAGTTCCTTGGCAAATGTTGTGCTCCAAGAAAGGTGCGAAACTGAAAGTAGTCCCCGTGGATGAAACAGGTCAGATCATCCTAAGTGAATATGAAAGACTTCTCGGTCCTAAAACCAAATTCGTATCATTGACTCAAGTTTCCAATGCCCTCGGAACAGTTACGCCCGCCAAACAAATGGTAGATATGGCTCATCGTTACGGCGCAAAGGTGTTAGTTGACGGAGCCCAAGCGGTTTCCCACATGCCTGTGGATGTACAGTTTTTAGATTGTGACTTTTATGTTTTTTCCGGGCACAAGGTCTTTGCTCCTACAGGGATCGGAGTCGTTTTCGGGAAAGCGGACGTTCTGGAAACCATGCCTCCTTGGCAAGGTGGAGGGAACATGATCGAAGATGTTACCTTTGAAAAGACAATATATCAAAAGCCACCGTTTCGGTTTGAAGCGGGAACAGGAAATATTGCCGATGCGGTCGGACTCGGTGCAGCAATCGATTATTTAAACCGTTACGGAATGACAAACATCGCAGAATACGAACATTCTCTTTTGGAATATGCAACAGGCCAACTCTTACGGGTACCGGGCCTCCGGTTGATCGGAACTGCAAAAGACAAAGCGGGAGTTTTATCTTTTGTCATAAACGGATTCAAAACGGAAGAGATAGGGAAAGCACTCAGCCAGGAAGGAATCGCGGTAAGATCAGGGCACCATTGTGCTCAACCTATCTTACGTAGATTCGGCCAGGAAAGTACGGTTCGTCCTTCGCTTGCGCTTTATAATACTTGTGAAGATGTGGATGCGCTCATTAACGCTTTGTTTGATATCACAGGGGGAAGAAAAACAGGACCGACCTAG
- a CDS encoding STAS/SEC14 domain-containing protein, which translates to MIVFQCPTAVTEYLEDKKIVVLTQNGKNTGESLKQSLDKGVEALIANKAVKWLSDNRNMGTHTAEDVEWVNGDWTPRAIKAGWKKWALVQPQSALSAMSEKNLVDFFAENGIEVKIFETPEAGFKWLESV; encoded by the coding sequence ATGATCGTTTTTCAATGTCCTACGGCAGTTACCGAATATTTAGAAGATAAAAAAATCGTAGTCCTCACTCAAAATGGCAAAAATACCGGTGAAAGTTTAAAACAAAGTTTAGACAAAGGTGTTGAGGCATTGATTGCTAACAAAGCAGTCAAATGGCTCTCAGACAATCGCAATATGGGAACTCATACCGCAGAAGATGTGGAATGGGTGAACGGAGATTGGACTCCCCGCGCGATCAAAGCCGGTTGGAAAAAATGGGCACTTGTACAACCTCAATCCGCTTTATCCGCTATGTCTGAAAAGAACCTGGTGGATTTTTTTGCGGAAAACGGGATTGAAGTGAAAATCTTTGAAACCCCGGAAGCCGGATTTAAATGGTTAGAATCAGTTTGA
- a CDS encoding TRL domain-containing protein produces the protein MKLILFSLTLLLATNCASGPVGGLLFSNIKYPGATNGTDIKSNAQAEDCIYNVLGLFGFGNSGAGQIAKDNKISRIATIDYRSLNVLVGVFRMQCTVLTGEK, from the coding sequence ATGAAATTAATATTATTTAGCCTAACATTACTTCTCGCCACAAACTGTGCATCAGGCCCGGTAGGAGGATTGCTTTTTTCTAACATTAAATATCCTGGTGCAACTAACGGAACGGACATTAAATCCAATGCCCAAGCCGAAGATTGCATTTACAATGTATTGGGTCTTTTTGGTTTTGGAAATTCAGGAGCAGGACAAATTGCAAAAGACAATAAAATAAGCAGAATCGCAACGATCGATTATCGCTCATTAAACGTTCTGGTGGGTGTTTTCAGAATGCAATGTACTGTACTAACAGGAGAAAAATAA
- the epsC gene encoding serine O-acetyltransferase EpsC encodes MVSSSHPYPSHESSPENGSYPFSGKEAEYDRFVASIYKKQYEDLHRYGGRQVAESFIQELFDILFAGYFSELTFRDLAQVEDSLSFFFLGAKKKFAPYLSSREEKTTEHSLGVNEVIAELKNQLPKIYDLIWEDANAAFEGDPAAESVKEVVLAYSGFYAIAVHRVAHALHNLGVPIFPRMLSGYAHEKTGIDIHPGAKIGSSFFMDHGTGIVIGGTTTIANNVKVYQGVTLGALSVSKDMAKLKRHPTIEENVVIYSGATILGGDTVIGRNSVIGGNAWVTQSIPPFSIVYQKNEVRVRNSQEMNNVIDFTI; translated from the coding sequence ATGGTTTCCTCTTCTCATCCTTACCCTTCTCACGAATCGTCCCCGGAAAACGGCTCTTATCCTTTCTCCGGAAAAGAAGCGGAATACGACCGGTTTGTCGCTTCCATTTATAAAAAACAATACGAAGACTTGCATCGTTACGGAGGAAGACAGGTTGCCGAAAGTTTCATTCAGGAACTTTTTGATATTCTGTTTGCAGGATATTTTTCAGAGCTAACGTTTCGGGACTTGGCCCAAGTAGAGGACAGTCTCTCTTTCTTTTTTTTGGGAGCTAAGAAAAAATTCGCCCCTTATCTATCTTCCAGAGAAGAAAAGACAACCGAGCATTCATTAGGTGTGAATGAAGTTATCGCCGAATTGAAGAATCAATTGCCCAAAATCTACGACTTGATCTGGGAAGATGCAAATGCAGCTTTTGAAGGGGACCCTGCTGCGGAAAGTGTAAAGGAAGTCGTACTTGCTTATTCCGGTTTTTATGCAATCGCTGTGCATCGTGTGGCACACGCATTACATAATTTAGGCGTTCCTATTTTTCCCAGAATGCTCAGCGGTTATGCGCATGAAAAAACGGGGATCGACATTCATCCCGGTGCCAAGATAGGTAGTTCTTTTTTTATGGATCATGGAACTGGAATTGTAATCGGTGGAACCACCACCATCGCCAATAATGTAAAAGTATACCAAGGAGTGACTCTCGGAGCACTATCGGTTAGCAAAGATATGGCGAAGTTGAAAAGACATCCTACGATCGAAGAGAACGTAGTGATCTATTCAGGTGCTACGATTCTGGGAGGAGATACCGTGATCGGACGAAACAGCGTCATCGGAGGAAATGCCTGGGTGACCCAAAGCATTCCCCCTTTTTCCATCGTGTACCAAAAAAATGAAGTGAGAGTTCGCAACTCTCAGGAAATGAACAACGTGATTGATTTTACAATCTAG
- a CDS encoding PP2C family protein-serine/threonine phosphatase, whose protein sequence is MKSILNWRLLIWTPILTVGYIIFSKIGFQLAFLNSQVSPVWPPEGMGLTALLFLGKTSVPGIFLGAFTANFLNNPHLPTAFFIGVGNTLSSSVNYYLLYRLTGQKNPLYSTKGLLYFLTVCTIPGSALSAGIGVTSLLYWGFLPAAEYWNVFFTWFSGELQGFLIVAPLLFVWINPRERFLGDWKKKIELIFWCAVIYVSGRIAFSDVLPLLFLPIPFVIVASLRFQQFGATLASAILAFTAVTQTVAESGVFAMKQAGTLSVNDSLIYLDAFLFSINGISYFLVTVSKERERAQTQAMESLETINRLKEIANEELERKVHERTQVIEMQKQEIDKQLDVAKRIQESLFPNKMTSPEPIEIAFHNVPMMKVGGDLFDIKWSPESNSLAVFICDVSGHGIPAAFLSALVKMSLDHWNREPSSLTESLEHIRTQITPNLKDHFVTASMVFIDTKLGLLRFARAGHFPLYIIRESGSLVTLKPMGRIITPFFPTLSEEESFELKKGDLIILLTDGLTEARKPDAIEMFGEERLLNLISAQRNEPLSSVIDSVFDTILGHSGGMEMIQDDLTLVLLRYRGN, encoded by the coding sequence ATGAAATCGATCCTAAATTGGCGTCTCCTGATTTGGACCCCCATACTAACGGTCGGTTATATTATATTCTCTAAAATAGGATTCCAACTCGCTTTTTTAAACAGCCAAGTCTCTCCTGTTTGGCCCCCAGAAGGAATGGGCTTAACAGCCCTCTTGTTTTTGGGAAAAACATCCGTCCCCGGAATTTTTTTAGGAGCCTTCACTGCCAATTTTCTGAATAATCCCCATCTACCCACAGCATTTTTTATCGGAGTGGGAAACACATTAAGCTCTTCAGTAAATTATTATTTACTGTATCGCCTAACGGGACAAAAAAATCCTTTGTATTCCACAAAAGGACTTCTGTATTTTTTAACGGTATGCACGATTCCCGGCTCCGCACTCAGTGCAGGGATAGGTGTAACTAGTCTTCTCTATTGGGGATTTTTGCCTGCGGCAGAGTATTGGAATGTATTTTTCACTTGGTTCTCCGGAGAATTGCAAGGTTTTCTGATCGTAGCACCTCTTCTATTCGTATGGATCAATCCGAGAGAAAGATTTTTAGGGGATTGGAAGAAAAAAATCGAACTCATCTTTTGGTGTGCCGTCATTTATGTCTCGGGAAGGATTGCTTTTTCCGATGTTCTGCCTCTACTTTTTCTTCCCATACCGTTTGTGATCGTAGCAAGCCTTAGGTTCCAACAATTCGGAGCGACTCTAGCGAGCGCCATACTCGCGTTTACCGCAGTTACACAGACTGTGGCGGAATCGGGAGTATTTGCGATGAAACAAGCGGGAACTCTTTCTGTAAATGATTCATTGATTTATCTGGATGCATTTCTATTTAGCATCAACGGTATTTCTTATTTTCTGGTGACGGTATCCAAAGAAAGGGAAAGAGCGCAAACGCAAGCGATGGAATCTTTGGAGACGATCAATCGTCTGAAAGAGATTGCAAACGAAGAACTGGAAAGAAAAGTTCACGAAAGAACCCAAGTCATTGAAATGCAAAAGCAGGAGATCGACAAACAACTGGATGTCGCCAAACGCATTCAGGAATCTCTTTTTCCGAACAAGATGACTTCTCCCGAGCCGATTGAAATCGCATTTCATAACGTTCCGATGATGAAAGTGGGAGGGGATTTATTCGATATCAAATGGAGTCCCGAATCGAATTCGTTAGCTGTATTTATTTGCGATGTATCGGGGCACGGTATCCCTGCCGCATTTTTGTCCGCACTGGTAAAGATGTCCCTGGATCACTGGAACAGAGAACCGAGTTCTCTTACGGAAAGTCTGGAACATATCCGGACCCAAATCACTCCCAATCTAAAAGATCATTTTGTAACCGCAAGCATGGTATTTATAGATACGAAACTGGGCTTGCTTCGGTTTGCAAGAGCGGGTCATTTCCCTCTCTATATCATCAGAGAGTCGGGTAGTCTTGTGACATTGAAACCGATGGGAAGGATCATCACTCCTTTTTTTCCTACACTTTCCGAGGAAGAAAGTTTCGAATTAAAAAAAGGCGATCTTATCATATTATTGACGGACGGACTGACGGAAGCCCGCAAACCCGATGCCATCGAAATGTTCGGAGAAGAAAGGTTATTGAATCTGATTTCCGCACAAAGAAATGAACCTCTTTCCAGCGTAATCGATTCCGTATTCGATACCATCCTGGGCCACTCCGGGGGGATGGAAATGATTCAAGATGACCTAACTCTGGTTTTATTGAGATACAGGGGAAATTAA